The following DNA comes from Camelus dromedarius isolate mCamDro1 chromosome 6, mCamDro1.pat, whole genome shotgun sequence.
aaaaattaatgagatcTCTTACATTCTTCTGTTTGTGTTTATTAAGTCTTGGAAATTTGATGTGTATTTTCTACTCATAGCATATCTGAATTCAGACTTGCCACAATTCAAGTGCTCTATAAGCACATATTGCTATGGGCTATCAGATTGTATGGTGCAGACAGAGAGCCTAAAATAGCATCTTGGTTGATGGATGGATTGATTGAGACTCTTCTATCCAAATGCTCCGCCTTAGGCTGGTCTGTCAACTATCCTTCCTGGATGCTTAATTGTGCTTGGCATGCTGCTAACTTTATACATTtgatgaaatatttattctgcCTAGAAATTccctttctacatttttttcctgtttaaactAGTGCTCTATTGCTCAGCTTATATTCTGAGTTCTCCATGGAGCCTTCTCAGATTCCTCAGCccacagaaaagttgcaaaaatagtacagataGTTTCCACATACCCAGCACCCCGTTTctcttattattaatatattagcatggtacaTTTGTTAACAATTGACAAAGCAATgctgatatattattattaatgtatcAATAAAAGTCCACACATTAATCAGTTTTCCCTTTCCTCAGTTTTCCCTTTATGTCCTTTTTCAGTTCCAGCGTCTCATTTAGGACATCACTTTACCTCTGGCTGTCATGTCTCCTTATTCTCCTCTAAACTGATATTTTCTCttactttgcttatttttgatgaccttgacagttttgaggagtagaaaaggaaagaaaactagagAGTGCTTTCAAAAGAGACTCTCCTTGAATGGACAAGTAGTGTTCAATGTGTGTGAAGACAGTAGCATAGCACTTAGGGCAATCCTTACCAACTATTACACAGTTTCCAGTGGTAATAAGAGTAGAAAGAAGAGCAACCAAATAATCATCCTATCACCTGGGCAGAACAATGGCTTCGTCTTCCTCTACTGGGGAAGGAAATAATCACATGGATGGGAGCACTTTGTTTACAATAACAGCCTGCTCAAGATGACGTCTACAGTTTCAAATGTCCCCCACACTCACTAAGATGTCTCCcgatttttgaaatttttattgaagcactgctgatttacactgttgtgctGATTACAACAGCTAGTCAGGTATAGAGAAAAAAGTACTTGATAGATCAATAGCTACTTACCAGATTCCAGGGAAAATGTGAATTTGCTCAAGCAAGCAAAACTATGTCTGGAATAGCAGCTGCAATTGGAATTATGGTCTTACTAAGTTTATGATATTCCACTGTCATTCTCTAAGATACATCTGTCTTCTGCACACTCGAATTGGCTAGTTGAATGCAACTATGGTAAGAACCAACACCTCtgaattttttccttcttgaaagtGACACTATTAGATGAAATTCCTCCATAAATGCAATATGAATTTTGGGTTACTATTTTTGAGGGTAGAGGCAGTTTAAGTGGCTTCTACTTGGCCCTTCCTATAGCCCTCGTTCCACTGGCCAGGGAACCAATGTGGCCATCTGTCAGTTGCAGAGTATGTATATTTCAAGCATGCATTCCAGAACTGGGGAAATAACCGCAGAGTGGTTTGGGAGACACACTAGGCTCATTGTGAAAATGATCTAAGACATAACTCCACTGATTACCTGACCTCCATAACCTACCCTAATTGGTGGACCATTTGACCAGTGTATCACAGTGACATTTTGGGTATTTCAGAATTAATGACAGTTTAGAGCAAGCATCCAATTATCCcctaaaataagaatatttccCTTACCCCAGTGCATAGATCCTCTATTAGGAGACTGCATGCCACTTTGGGAAAGATTAGAAGGAAGATTAACAATATAAATTCTTAGCAGTAAAACAGGGTTCTTCCTCAAGGGCACTGTCTATTTTTACTCAAGCTGCTCTAGGTCTGTGAATTGGGTAATTCTGGGAATTGATTGAGTAGCAAAGACACTATGTTGGGAATTCAAATCAGTCTTCCGTTCATGAGAACTAGAGTTTTTCTGCATATAGAGATTGAGTAAGGCTTTAGTAAGCTGGCTATTTCAGCTCTAGGGAGACTATGATCAACTAGTCAATGTCATAGGTTTCTGCAAGTCATGTACCCTGACTGCTGCTTTGACTCTGCTGtccattttgataaatatatcCACCTGGTTTTTGGAGATGAAAGAACAagacagttgactcttgaacaataaGGGTTTGAACTATGTGGGTCCACTTATAGGTGAAtgtttttcaacagtaaatactgcAGTGCTACATGGTCCTTGGTTAACTTAATTTGCAGATGCTGAGGAGCCATGGATACAGAGGACTGACTATAAATTATACCTGGATTAactcctgtgttgttcaaggatctACTGTGCTATTATTTGGCCCCTGCCAGGTTGAGATCCCACTATCCTCATTGCATTTAGGGATCCTAATTGTATGGTAGCAGTTCACACTATAGTTTTTAACCTACAGACGGTGGCTACCTAGAAGTTTTCAAGGATGCTGGGATCCCCACCGTTTTAGAGGACTGGATATTATGCGGGGAGGGTTGGGATCATGTGCACACTAGGAAGTTTCAGGACAAGGCATGGTGCTGTCATCCCATCTTAGGCTGGTGGACACACAGCACATTCCATGCTCTGAGCAGGTCCAagcctctccctcacccccaatTCAAGTCCCAAGTGGCTGCAGTCCAAGAGGGGTTGCCTGTCACCTTTGGTTGCCTGGCTCAGCTTCCTTGGCCCTACCTGGGGTGGAGTATTGTGCCAGCTGTTGGTGAGGGAGGAAGACTGGCAGTGGGTGGGCCACGTGGATACTAAGGTAGCAGGGCAGGGTCTGAAGGCATCCTTGAGGGTCTGCACTAGCCCTCCTAATACCTGCATGCTCAAGGAAGTAAGATATCCCACagcaaaaatcaaaaatcatGGCAGGTCAGAAGACACTGCAAGAGGAAGGAAATATCTGCATATTTTAGTACCTTCAGGGTGCCTCTTTCTATAAATTTGGACAAAAAttcccatatttttatttttcactgggtCCTACATACTATGTAGCAAGTCTTGTAAATAGAGAATAGGCACTATTACTGTCCAATTCTGGGTGAGGCTATTTCAGGACAGAACTTAAAGAAATCTCTTAGTTGTGACAATCGTGTTTTTGTAGAGTAACAGAGCACAGAGAGAGATGTTTTGTAGAAGAAGTTTTTAATTATAGTTCTCAAAAGTAAGTTTCCTTTCATGGTTCACACCTCACACTATAGGGATTGCTAGTGAGAAATTATAAAGGGCTAAGTTTATTGGCTGGCTTCCTAAAGCACCCTAGGTGTTAACTTCTCAAAGTGAAGGTGAAAGTCTATTAAGATTCAAATATGCAATTATTATATGCAATTAACTTTTGCAAGGAAGAATCTCACAGGTGTAAAGGACCaggtatttaaattaaattatttcagttattcaGATAATGTGTTTTCTGGAGCTGATGAAAATTCATAGTAGATTTGCTTAGAGTTAAGTATCTATGAGATTTAGACATAGTTACAGTAATCATTATatgaacacagaaagaaaaaattctgagtttttaaaattcttttaattgcACTTCATAGTAAAAAGGGAAATGGATGTAATATGAGGCAGTTTCTAAAAGCAGCACTCAAATACgcagttatattttattttttttaattttcagaattgaaAACCTTCTTTCTGAAGGGCAGAAACACAGCAAGCATCACTCTGCAGAACCATGACCAGCAATCTTTCCCAACCTGCAGCTGTGCAGCTCTGCTATGAGAATGTGAATGGGTCTTGTATTAAAACTCCCTACTCACCCGGCTCTCGGGTGATTCTGTACACACTGTTTGGCTTTGGGTCTTTAGTGGCTGTGTTCGGAAACCTCTTGGTGATGACATCAGTTCTTCACTTCAAGCAGCTGCATTCTCCAACCAATTTTCTCATCGCCTCTCTGGCCTGTGCTGACTTTCTGGTGGGAGTGACTGTGATGCCTTTCAGCCTGGTCAGGTCCGTAGAGAGCTGCTGGTATTTTGGAGCCAGATTCTGTGCCCTTCACAGTTGCTGTGATGTGGCATTTTGTTACTCTTCTGTCTTCCACTTGTGCTTCATCTCCATCGACAGGTACATTGCTGTGACGGACCCTCTGGTCTATCCCACCAAGTTCACGGTGTCTGTGTCAGGCATATGCATCGGCCTCTCCTGGGTCCTGCCCATTGCTTACAGCGGTGCTGTGTTCTACACAGGTGTCAGTGATGATGGGATGGAGGAATTAGTAAGTGCTCTCAGCTGTATAGGTGGTTGTCAAATTGTTGTAAATCAGCAATGGGTTTTGATAGATTTTCTGTTATTCTTCATACCTACTCTTGTTATGATCATTCTTTACAGTAAGATTTTTCTCATAGCTAAACAACAAGCtgtaaaaattgaaaatactgGTAGCAAAGCAGAATCATCCTCAGAAAGTTACAAAGCCAGAGTggccaggagagagagaaaagcagccaAAATCCTGGGGGTCACCGTGGTAGCATTTATGATTGCATGGTTACCATACACCATGGATACATTAATTGATGCTTATATGGGCTTCACAACCCCTGCCTATATTTATGAGATTTGCTGTTGGGGTGCTTATTATAACTCAGCCATGAACCCTTtgatttatgctttattttatccATGGTTTAGGAAAgccataaaagttattttaagggGGGGACTTTTTAAGGATACTTCATCAACCATTAGTTTATTTTCAGAATGAATATAAGCACTAAGTTGAGAAATGTAaggatattttcaaaattatgaatTTATGATGAAATtagataaaagaaatgaataataccTTTCAAGATTGGGGAAATTTATTATGCTTTCAAATTAGCTAGGAACAAAGTCACAGGGAGGCACTTTCATTTATAAGatattgtaaaaatatttacatcGTAAAGATGTCCATTGCACTAAGTAATAAATGACAAAGTGCATCACCTATGTCACCTGTCTCAAAGCTCTGTTCACGTCCTTACCACGTGCACTTGTTTCTTCCAATTTCATTGAATTTGactctcattttggttttgtgaTCTCTaatgattttctcatttatacTCAACTCTCGCGTATCCTTAAATGCTCCTTCTTTCCTGGTCTTTTGCAGCATTGTGTTAGTTTACTCTGGctaccataacaaagtaccacagactgggtggcttaaacaacagaaattattttttcctgattttagaggcTAAActtccaaaatcaaggtgtcagtagggccGGTTTCTTCTGAGgaccctctccttggcttgcggatggctgccttctccctgtgtcctcacgtgctCTTTGCCAAGTGAGTCTGGGTCCCAATCTCCTCTCTTATAAAAAACACCAGTCATATTTGATTAAGGCTCACCCTTAAAAACTCACTGTAACTTAGTACTTTTAAAAGACCTTGTCTCCATATACAATTGCGTTCTGCAGTGCTGGGgggtaggacttcaacatacacaTTTGCAGGGGACATAATTCAACCTGTAACAGCCGCAGCCCAGGCTTGCTGACGGTACCCAAGGGGCTGTTTATTTGCTGCTCTGCTGTGACTCTGTCTCCTCTGTACCTTCCTGGGGCTTCGGGGGCAGCAGGTAAGCCTGTCCTGCTTAATGGTTGGGCAGAATCCTGGAATGTTCCCTTGTAACATGAAGGGACCAGTAATTCTGCCTTGGGATCAGGTGTTAGCTACAGACATGACACAGAAGTAGAAACCTGTGGAAAAATGTTACCACAAAAAGACTGCCATAACGATCATTAGCCAATGGAAAATCTGCAAGTGCAAGAACTATCAGTTGTCACTAGCAGCGGCCATTTCCACACCAAATGTTTTCTCTTGAAAACAATGTGTAATTCACTTCCctgttttttctcagcttttttctAACCTAAATATAGTGAGTACTTACTTCCCCAGGATGTTATGGGGTCAAAATTTTCATGcttttactacaaaaaaaaaaagtatatcaaAACAAGTATAAACAGTATATgctgtaattttacattttgctTTCTGGGACATTTTACATTGTTGATTCAATAAAAGTTTTCTGGAATGCATGTCTGGAGTATTTTGTATAATGAAGCTAAATTGTAGTAAAGTAGTAGCATGTAagcctttttctgtttcttttttcttttggctatTCTGTGGCATCATTCAGTTAAAATGATTGAAGTAATTTCTTCTCATTGGTTTTCATCAagtcttttcattgttttcaaacAAATATTGACCATTAATTATACGCAACTACCTGTGCCATGGATGTGGCTAAGGATGAAAAACATGTTCTTTCCCTAGTATTTTCctcaaggaaaataattttgtagGTAATATGGACAactcattttaaattatgttattgAGGCCCAGGAAGATGTCACAAATGCTGAGTCCTGGGAGCTGAGGACTAGCTCCCATCAAAAGGCTGGTGCTTTAGTATTGGTCATTCCTGTAACATTGTCTTCTCACCTACCTGTTATTACAGGCCCTGAggacttaaaaattgttaaaggaGATTATTTTTTGAGTAGAAAGGACTTCTGAGGCATGTTCAAgcatgttttgatatatgtaggCAGATAGGAGTGTAGAAAACTTTTTTGAACTGTAGCATTAATTTCCATAAATGGCAGATTGGGCTTGGGAAAACTGGAAGACAATGAGTAGATTACTAGCGTGATGACAATCAATAAATATAGTTTCATGCTATTACTTACTATACTCAATAAATCGGATTAGCTGTAGCAGATATAGAAAAGGACATCATGTTCCCTATTTTTAGAGTATAGAGGACAAACAGAAAGAATGAAGTGAAAGAGTTGGATAACAGATTCACACCATAAATGCTCCACAG
Coding sequences within:
- the LOC105096348 gene encoding trace amine-associated receptor 8 — protein: MTSNLSQPAAVQLCYENVNGSCIKTPYSPGSRVILYTLFGFGSLVAVFGNLLVMTSVLHFKQLHSPTNFLIASLACADFLVGVTVMPFSLVRSVESCWYFGARFCALHSCCDVAFCYSSVFHLCFISIDRYIAVTDPLVYPTKFTVSVSGICIGLSWVLPIAYSGAVFYTGVSDDGMEELVSALSCIGGCQIVVNQQWVLIDFLLFFIPTLVMIILYSKIFLIAKQQAVKIENTGSKAESSSESYKARVARRERKAAKILGVTVVAFMIAWLPYTMDTLIDAYMGFTTPAYIYEICCWGAYYNSAMNPLIYALFYPWFRKAIKVILRGGLFKDTSSTISLFSE